From a single Callithrix jacchus isolate 240 chromosome 5, calJac240_pri, whole genome shotgun sequence genomic region:
- the CD7 gene encoding uncharacterized protein CD7 isoform X1, producing MQTCPLAFTNPISQALGALLLLAASLSAQNEGWDVPTCTEGVVSVSQGTNVAMSCNISNTFSLVTITLCRLRENKTIFHNVSQGRFSRDDWQLWVQGGVAQLLIKGVQDSHAGLYMWHLRGHQRNNRYITMEVSEPQGLKDSDSTQLLEPGTFRGSEVPSVPSAGSGPVPGVVTAVSIFTLAVVMLACYMCRRSRQRQKVLLTQRGSAALTRLGGLGMGNMAQPPRLLLLVLLLALARGLPEALAIQEMQQAPCFTIAPVEGSVNITCSTSGTLSGIYLKQLWPQPIDIIYYEDELMPTVNTLFRDRVSFSGSQDKLTITMHRLQPADTGTYTCEGVTETDVFRPRHGTLVLVTEELSQGAHRCPEFPPTASALSAALMVVSFLLGLGLGVACVLVRIQMKKVCSSRDKDSAACVVYEDMSHSRCNTLSSPNPYQ from the exons GCTGGGATGTCCCCACCTGCACAGAGGGCGTGGTCTCTGTGTCCCAGGGCACAAACGTAGCAATGTCCTGCAACATCTCCAACACCTTCTCCCTTGTCACCATCACGTTGTGCCGCCTCAGAGAGAACAAGACCATCTTCCACAACGTGTCCCAAGGCCGCTTCTCCCGGGATGACTGGCAGCTCTGGGTTCAGGGAGGCGTGGCCCAGCTGTTGATCAAAGGTGTCCAGGACTCCCACGCTGGGCTGTACATGTGGCACCTCAGGGGACACCAGAGAAATAACAGATATATCACAATGGAGGTTTCAG AGCCCCAAGGCCTGAAGGACAGTGACAGTACACAGCTCCTGGAACCTGGCACATTCAGGG GCTCAGAGGTCCCGTCTGTCCCCAGCGCTGGGTCCGGGCCTGTGCCAGGGGTGGTCACTGCTGTCTCCATCTTCACGCTCGCTGTGGTCATGCTCGCCTGCTACATGTGCCGCCGTTCCCGGCAACGCCAGAAG GTCCTGCTTACCCAGAGGGGCTCAGCTGCACTCACCCGGCTGGGAGGGCTGGGTATGGGGAACATGGCCCAGCCCCCGAGGCTCCTGTTGCTGGTCCTCCTCCTGGCACTGGCCCGAGGCCTGCCTGAGGCCCTGGCCATCCAAG AGATGCAGCAGGCTCCCTGCTTCACGATTGCCCCCGTGGAAGGCTCTGTCAACATCACCTGCTCCACCAGTGGGACCCTGAGTGGGATCTACCTGAAGCAACTCTGGCCACAGCCCATAGACATCATTTACTACGAGGATGAGTTGATGCCCACAGTGAACACACTGTTCCGGGACCGTGTCAGCTTCTCGGGGTCACAGGACAAACTGACCATCACCATGCACCGCCTGCAGCCAGCAGACACTGGCACCTACACCTGCGAGGGCGTCACAGAGACTGATGTCTTCCGCCCCCGCCATGGCACCTTGGTCCTGGTGACAG aAGAACTGTCCCAAGGAGCACATAGATGCCCAGAGTTCCCGCCGACAGCCTCTGCCCTCTCTGCAGCCCTGATGGTGGTCTCCTTCCTCCtcgggctgggcctgggggtggcGTGTGTGCTGGTGAGGATCCAG atgaagaaagtgTGCTCATCTCGGGATAAGGACTCAGCAGCATGTGTGGTGTATGAGGATATGTCCCACAGCCGCTGCAACACGCTGTCCTCCCCCAATCCATACCAGTGA
- the CD7 gene encoding T-cell antigen CD7 isoform X5 produces the protein MWHLRGHQRNNRYITMEVSEPQGLKDSDSTQLLEPGTFRGSEVPSVPSAGSGPVPGVVTAVSIFTLAVVMLACYMCRRSRQRQKVLLTQRGSAALTRLGGLGMGNMAQPPRLLLLVLLLALARGLPEALAIQEMQQAPCFTIAPVEGSVNITCSTSGTLSGIYLKQLWPQPIDIIYYEDELMPTVNTLFRDRVSFSGSQDKLTITMHRLQPADTGTYTCEGVTETDVFRPRHGTLVLVTEELSQGAHRCPEFPPTASALSAALMVVSFLLGLGLGVACVLVRIQMKKVCSSRDKDSAACVVYEDMSHSRCNTLSSPNPYQ, from the exons ATGTGGCACCTCAGGGGACACCAGAGAAATAACAGATATATCACAATGGAGGTTTCAG AGCCCCAAGGCCTGAAGGACAGTGACAGTACACAGCTCCTGGAACCTGGCACATTCAGGG GCTCAGAGGTCCCGTCTGTCCCCAGCGCTGGGTCCGGGCCTGTGCCAGGGGTGGTCACTGCTGTCTCCATCTTCACGCTCGCTGTGGTCATGCTCGCCTGCTACATGTGCCGCCGTTCCCGGCAACGCCAGAAG GTCCTGCTTACCCAGAGGGGCTCAGCTGCACTCACCCGGCTGGGAGGGCTGGGTATGGGGAACATGGCCCAGCCCCCGAGGCTCCTGTTGCTGGTCCTCCTCCTGGCACTGGCCCGAGGCCTGCCTGAGGCCCTGGCCATCCAAG AGATGCAGCAGGCTCCCTGCTTCACGATTGCCCCCGTGGAAGGCTCTGTCAACATCACCTGCTCCACCAGTGGGACCCTGAGTGGGATCTACCTGAAGCAACTCTGGCCACAGCCCATAGACATCATTTACTACGAGGATGAGTTGATGCCCACAGTGAACACACTGTTCCGGGACCGTGTCAGCTTCTCGGGGTCACAGGACAAACTGACCATCACCATGCACCGCCTGCAGCCAGCAGACACTGGCACCTACACCTGCGAGGGCGTCACAGAGACTGATGTCTTCCGCCCCCGCCATGGCACCTTGGTCCTGGTGACAG aAGAACTGTCCCAAGGAGCACATAGATGCCCAGAGTTCCCGCCGACAGCCTCTGCCCTCTCTGCAGCCCTGATGGTGGTCTCCTTCCTCCtcgggctgggcctgggggtggcGTGTGTGCTGGTGAGGATCCAG atgaagaaagtgTGCTCATCTCGGGATAAGGACTCAGCAGCATGTGTGGTGTATGAGGATATGTCCCACAGCCGCTGCAACACGCTGTCCTCCCCCAATCCATACCAGTGA
- the CD7 gene encoding T-cell antigen CD7 isoform X6 encodes MQTCPLAFTNPISQALGALLLLAASLSAQNEGSEVPSVPSAGSGPVPGVVTAVSIFTLAVVMLACYMCRRSRQRQKVLLTQRGSAALTRLGGLGMGNMAQPPRLLLLVLLLALARGLPEALAIQEMQQAPCFTIAPVEGSVNITCSTSGTLSGIYLKQLWPQPIDIIYYEDELMPTVNTLFRDRVSFSGSQDKLTITMHRLQPADTGTYTCEGVTETDVFRPRHGTLVLVTEELSQGAHRCPEFPPTASALSAALMVVSFLLGLGLGVACVLVRIQMKKVCSSRDKDSAACVVYEDMSHSRCNTLSSPNPYQ; translated from the exons GCTCAGAGGTCCCGTCTGTCCCCAGCGCTGGGTCCGGGCCTGTGCCAGGGGTGGTCACTGCTGTCTCCATCTTCACGCTCGCTGTGGTCATGCTCGCCTGCTACATGTGCCGCCGTTCCCGGCAACGCCAGAAG GTCCTGCTTACCCAGAGGGGCTCAGCTGCACTCACCCGGCTGGGAGGGCTGGGTATGGGGAACATGGCCCAGCCCCCGAGGCTCCTGTTGCTGGTCCTCCTCCTGGCACTGGCCCGAGGCCTGCCTGAGGCCCTGGCCATCCAAG AGATGCAGCAGGCTCCCTGCTTCACGATTGCCCCCGTGGAAGGCTCTGTCAACATCACCTGCTCCACCAGTGGGACCCTGAGTGGGATCTACCTGAAGCAACTCTGGCCACAGCCCATAGACATCATTTACTACGAGGATGAGTTGATGCCCACAGTGAACACACTGTTCCGGGACCGTGTCAGCTTCTCGGGGTCACAGGACAAACTGACCATCACCATGCACCGCCTGCAGCCAGCAGACACTGGCACCTACACCTGCGAGGGCGTCACAGAGACTGATGTCTTCCGCCCCCGCCATGGCACCTTGGTCCTGGTGACAG aAGAACTGTCCCAAGGAGCACATAGATGCCCAGAGTTCCCGCCGACAGCCTCTGCCCTCTCTGCAGCCCTGATGGTGGTCTCCTTCCTCCtcgggctgggcctgggggtggcGTGTGTGCTGGTGAGGATCCAG atgaagaaagtgTGCTCATCTCGGGATAAGGACTCAGCAGCATGTGTGGTGTATGAGGATATGTCCCACAGCCGCTGCAACACGCTGTCCTCCCCCAATCCATACCAGTGA
- the CD7 gene encoding T-cell antigen CD7 isoform X4, producing MQTCPLAFTNPISQALGALLLLAASLSAQNEEPQGLKDSDSTQLLEPGTFRGSEVPSVPSAGSGPVPGVVTAVSIFTLAVVMLACYMCRRSRQRQKVLLTQRGSAALTRLGGLGMGNMAQPPRLLLLVLLLALARGLPEALAIQEMQQAPCFTIAPVEGSVNITCSTSGTLSGIYLKQLWPQPIDIIYYEDELMPTVNTLFRDRVSFSGSQDKLTITMHRLQPADTGTYTCEGVTETDVFRPRHGTLVLVTEELSQGAHRCPEFPPTASALSAALMVVSFLLGLGLGVACVLVRIQMKKVCSSRDKDSAACVVYEDMSHSRCNTLSSPNPYQ from the exons AGCCCCAAGGCCTGAAGGACAGTGACAGTACACAGCTCCTGGAACCTGGCACATTCAGGG GCTCAGAGGTCCCGTCTGTCCCCAGCGCTGGGTCCGGGCCTGTGCCAGGGGTGGTCACTGCTGTCTCCATCTTCACGCTCGCTGTGGTCATGCTCGCCTGCTACATGTGCCGCCGTTCCCGGCAACGCCAGAAG GTCCTGCTTACCCAGAGGGGCTCAGCTGCACTCACCCGGCTGGGAGGGCTGGGTATGGGGAACATGGCCCAGCCCCCGAGGCTCCTGTTGCTGGTCCTCCTCCTGGCACTGGCCCGAGGCCTGCCTGAGGCCCTGGCCATCCAAG AGATGCAGCAGGCTCCCTGCTTCACGATTGCCCCCGTGGAAGGCTCTGTCAACATCACCTGCTCCACCAGTGGGACCCTGAGTGGGATCTACCTGAAGCAACTCTGGCCACAGCCCATAGACATCATTTACTACGAGGATGAGTTGATGCCCACAGTGAACACACTGTTCCGGGACCGTGTCAGCTTCTCGGGGTCACAGGACAAACTGACCATCACCATGCACCGCCTGCAGCCAGCAGACACTGGCACCTACACCTGCGAGGGCGTCACAGAGACTGATGTCTTCCGCCCCCGCCATGGCACCTTGGTCCTGGTGACAG aAGAACTGTCCCAAGGAGCACATAGATGCCCAGAGTTCCCGCCGACAGCCTCTGCCCTCTCTGCAGCCCTGATGGTGGTCTCCTTCCTCCtcgggctgggcctgggggtggcGTGTGTGCTGGTGAGGATCCAG atgaagaaagtgTGCTCATCTCGGGATAAGGACTCAGCAGCATGTGTGGTGTATGAGGATATGTCCCACAGCCGCTGCAACACGCTGTCCTCCCCCAATCCATACCAGTGA
- the CD7 gene encoding T-cell antigen CD7 isoform X3 encodes MQTCPLAFTNPISQALGALLLLAASLSAQNEGWDVPTCTEGVVSVSQGTNVAMSCNISNTFSLVTITLCRLRENKTIFHNVSQGRFSRDDWQLWVQGGVAQLLIKGVQDSHAGLYMWHLRGHQRNNRYITMEVSGSEVPSVPSAGSGPVPGVVTAVSIFTLAVVMLACYMCRRSRQRQKVLLTQRGSAALTRLGGLGMGNMAQPPRLLLLVLLLALARGLPEALAIQEMQQAPCFTIAPVEGSVNITCSTSGTLSGIYLKQLWPQPIDIIYYEDELMPTVNTLFRDRVSFSGSQDKLTITMHRLQPADTGTYTCEGVTETDVFRPRHGTLVLVTEELSQGAHRCPEFPPTASALSAALMVVSFLLGLGLGVACVLVRIQMKKVCSSRDKDSAACVVYEDMSHSRCNTLSSPNPYQ; translated from the exons GCTGGGATGTCCCCACCTGCACAGAGGGCGTGGTCTCTGTGTCCCAGGGCACAAACGTAGCAATGTCCTGCAACATCTCCAACACCTTCTCCCTTGTCACCATCACGTTGTGCCGCCTCAGAGAGAACAAGACCATCTTCCACAACGTGTCCCAAGGCCGCTTCTCCCGGGATGACTGGCAGCTCTGGGTTCAGGGAGGCGTGGCCCAGCTGTTGATCAAAGGTGTCCAGGACTCCCACGCTGGGCTGTACATGTGGCACCTCAGGGGACACCAGAGAAATAACAGATATATCACAATGGAGGTTTCAG GCTCAGAGGTCCCGTCTGTCCCCAGCGCTGGGTCCGGGCCTGTGCCAGGGGTGGTCACTGCTGTCTCCATCTTCACGCTCGCTGTGGTCATGCTCGCCTGCTACATGTGCCGCCGTTCCCGGCAACGCCAGAAG GTCCTGCTTACCCAGAGGGGCTCAGCTGCACTCACCCGGCTGGGAGGGCTGGGTATGGGGAACATGGCCCAGCCCCCGAGGCTCCTGTTGCTGGTCCTCCTCCTGGCACTGGCCCGAGGCCTGCCTGAGGCCCTGGCCATCCAAG AGATGCAGCAGGCTCCCTGCTTCACGATTGCCCCCGTGGAAGGCTCTGTCAACATCACCTGCTCCACCAGTGGGACCCTGAGTGGGATCTACCTGAAGCAACTCTGGCCACAGCCCATAGACATCATTTACTACGAGGATGAGTTGATGCCCACAGTGAACACACTGTTCCGGGACCGTGTCAGCTTCTCGGGGTCACAGGACAAACTGACCATCACCATGCACCGCCTGCAGCCAGCAGACACTGGCACCTACACCTGCGAGGGCGTCACAGAGACTGATGTCTTCCGCCCCCGCCATGGCACCTTGGTCCTGGTGACAG aAGAACTGTCCCAAGGAGCACATAGATGCCCAGAGTTCCCGCCGACAGCCTCTGCCCTCTCTGCAGCCCTGATGGTGGTCTCCTTCCTCCtcgggctgggcctgggggtggcGTGTGTGCTGGTGAGGATCCAG atgaagaaagtgTGCTCATCTCGGGATAAGGACTCAGCAGCATGTGTGGTGTATGAGGATATGTCCCACAGCCGCTGCAACACGCTGTCCTCCCCCAATCCATACCAGTGA
- the CD7 gene encoding uncharacterized protein CD7 isoform X2, with protein MQTCPLAFTNPISQALGALLLLAASLSAQNEGWDVPTCTEGVVSVSQGTNVAMSCNISNTFSLVTITLCRLRENKTIFHNVSQGRFSRDDWQLWVQGGVAQLLIKGVQDSHAGLYMWHLRGHQRNNRYITMEVSEPQGLKDSDSTQLLEPGTFRGSEVPSVPSAGSGPVPGVVTAVSIFTLAVVMLACYMCRRSRQRQKVLLTQRGSAALTRLGGLGMGNMAQPPRLLLLVLLLALARGLPEALAIQEMQQAPCFTIAPVEGSVNITCSTSGTLSGIYLKQLWPQPIDIIYYEDELMPTVNTLFRDRVSFSGSQDKLTITMHRLQPADTGTYTCEGVTETDVFRPRHGTLVLVTELSQGAHRCPEFPPTASALSAALMVVSFLLGLGLGVACVLVRIQMKKVCSSRDKDSAACVVYEDMSHSRCNTLSSPNPYQ; from the exons GCTGGGATGTCCCCACCTGCACAGAGGGCGTGGTCTCTGTGTCCCAGGGCACAAACGTAGCAATGTCCTGCAACATCTCCAACACCTTCTCCCTTGTCACCATCACGTTGTGCCGCCTCAGAGAGAACAAGACCATCTTCCACAACGTGTCCCAAGGCCGCTTCTCCCGGGATGACTGGCAGCTCTGGGTTCAGGGAGGCGTGGCCCAGCTGTTGATCAAAGGTGTCCAGGACTCCCACGCTGGGCTGTACATGTGGCACCTCAGGGGACACCAGAGAAATAACAGATATATCACAATGGAGGTTTCAG AGCCCCAAGGCCTGAAGGACAGTGACAGTACACAGCTCCTGGAACCTGGCACATTCAGGG GCTCAGAGGTCCCGTCTGTCCCCAGCGCTGGGTCCGGGCCTGTGCCAGGGGTGGTCACTGCTGTCTCCATCTTCACGCTCGCTGTGGTCATGCTCGCCTGCTACATGTGCCGCCGTTCCCGGCAACGCCAGAAG GTCCTGCTTACCCAGAGGGGCTCAGCTGCACTCACCCGGCTGGGAGGGCTGGGTATGGGGAACATGGCCCAGCCCCCGAGGCTCCTGTTGCTGGTCCTCCTCCTGGCACTGGCCCGAGGCCTGCCTGAGGCCCTGGCCATCCAAG AGATGCAGCAGGCTCCCTGCTTCACGATTGCCCCCGTGGAAGGCTCTGTCAACATCACCTGCTCCACCAGTGGGACCCTGAGTGGGATCTACCTGAAGCAACTCTGGCCACAGCCCATAGACATCATTTACTACGAGGATGAGTTGATGCCCACAGTGAACACACTGTTCCGGGACCGTGTCAGCTTCTCGGGGTCACAGGACAAACTGACCATCACCATGCACCGCCTGCAGCCAGCAGACACTGGCACCTACACCTGCGAGGGCGTCACAGAGACTGATGTCTTCCGCCCCCGCCATGGCACCTTGGTCCTGGTGACAG AACTGTCCCAAGGAGCACATAGATGCCCAGAGTTCCCGCCGACAGCCTCTGCCCTCTCTGCAGCCCTGATGGTGGTCTCCTTCCTCCtcgggctgggcctgggggtggcGTGTGTGCTGGTGAGGATCCAG atgaagaaagtgTGCTCATCTCGGGATAAGGACTCAGCAGCATGTGTGGTGTATGAGGATATGTCCCACAGCCGCTGCAACACGCTGTCCTCCCCCAATCCATACCAGTGA
- the CD7 gene encoding T-cell antigen CD7 isoform X7: MWHLRGHQRNNRYITMEVSGSEVPSVPSAGSGPVPGVVTAVSIFTLAVVMLACYMCRRSRQRQKVLLTQRGSAALTRLGGLGMGNMAQPPRLLLLVLLLALARGLPEALAIQEMQQAPCFTIAPVEGSVNITCSTSGTLSGIYLKQLWPQPIDIIYYEDELMPTVNTLFRDRVSFSGSQDKLTITMHRLQPADTGTYTCEGVTETDVFRPRHGTLVLVTEELSQGAHRCPEFPPTASALSAALMVVSFLLGLGLGVACVLVRIQMKKVCSSRDKDSAACVVYEDMSHSRCNTLSSPNPYQ, encoded by the exons ATGTGGCACCTCAGGGGACACCAGAGAAATAACAGATATATCACAATGGAGGTTTCAG GCTCAGAGGTCCCGTCTGTCCCCAGCGCTGGGTCCGGGCCTGTGCCAGGGGTGGTCACTGCTGTCTCCATCTTCACGCTCGCTGTGGTCATGCTCGCCTGCTACATGTGCCGCCGTTCCCGGCAACGCCAGAAG GTCCTGCTTACCCAGAGGGGCTCAGCTGCACTCACCCGGCTGGGAGGGCTGGGTATGGGGAACATGGCCCAGCCCCCGAGGCTCCTGTTGCTGGTCCTCCTCCTGGCACTGGCCCGAGGCCTGCCTGAGGCCCTGGCCATCCAAG AGATGCAGCAGGCTCCCTGCTTCACGATTGCCCCCGTGGAAGGCTCTGTCAACATCACCTGCTCCACCAGTGGGACCCTGAGTGGGATCTACCTGAAGCAACTCTGGCCACAGCCCATAGACATCATTTACTACGAGGATGAGTTGATGCCCACAGTGAACACACTGTTCCGGGACCGTGTCAGCTTCTCGGGGTCACAGGACAAACTGACCATCACCATGCACCGCCTGCAGCCAGCAGACACTGGCACCTACACCTGCGAGGGCGTCACAGAGACTGATGTCTTCCGCCCCCGCCATGGCACCTTGGTCCTGGTGACAG aAGAACTGTCCCAAGGAGCACATAGATGCCCAGAGTTCCCGCCGACAGCCTCTGCCCTCTCTGCAGCCCTGATGGTGGTCTCCTTCCTCCtcgggctgggcctgggggtggcGTGTGTGCTGGTGAGGATCCAG atgaagaaagtgTGCTCATCTCGGGATAAGGACTCAGCAGCATGTGTGGTGTATGAGGATATGTCCCACAGCCGCTGCAACACGCTGTCCTCCCCCAATCCATACCAGTGA